The DNA sequence CTACAAGACGCGGAACTTTAGGTGCGAGTGATTAAACGTATCGCCCACGGCTTGCGACACTTCCGCAAACGATACGCTCGGGCTTTTATAGATACCACGCGAACTTGCACGACTCTGTTTCAAAAattgcttttgggaacagtgttagaGAGTCGAGATAAGCATCAGCCGAAATCTGCGTCTCCGAACTACATACGCTGTAGCGCCTAGCTATTACGATATCAGCCGTAGTTTTACGGCTATCGTAGCTACCGTTATAGAcatcagactctgcccaggcgacgctgcggaaaaacccgcaACCAGCGCAGCCTTGGcgcaaactgagtagtgcaacaagggctgtccgcaagcgaaggtgcataggccacaatcaACCCCtcctctttcgtttgtgttgaggcacggtttccaaaaaatcaaggacctggaaagcttcttccgccaaTCCACGCTTCgcaaaggaagctcagcagggcgaagtgcGTGTACAATATAAAGTAAGTCTAAGGTGTTATtccggcgtgctgcaactcgcaagtacagagagaaTCAGGTTTGTTTATaagcatatcagcataaaaatctaagcatttcaaattggttcatattgacaatatcctgaacacaagacttaagtatgtCCTATATTTTTAagcattttatcgtaatgtttcttctcgcaattatttacagagtaaATCCTACCATAGCCTTTTTCAGGGcaacaaacagaaaacgttttccaacgcagcaaacagcgtgcgaacataatgaaagtaagcttcctacgaTGCCTGCGCGCCGCATATTTCTCTCTCGCCGGAGCTACAGCGTCGCTCAGTACCTTTGAACTTTTCGCTGACGCTTCAAGCAACACAAGCGCACAAGTAAATATAAATAAACGCGAGATTTTTTACAAACGTGCGTTATTTCGcgattactcatccagtgctcctacaacaactttattgctcacatttgaaaaacgcagtcgagcaggctcagcacattgcaaaaggtgcttgttgtatcggcgcaggacatacaaaataccgaaactagaaatgagctcgcAATAGAACGATGCTATataacaggattttgaattcataaacgaaccaaatgtttggttaaactgacctgccaaatctaTGCGTCCCACTTGTTgaatcaagcggaggcggacagaaaatatcgatggcacataagcaggatggttcgccacgttgttttttctgttgccaacAAAGTGGCAgttgcagattcttgagttttcgcgtgGTTGCCACAATACTCCATCAGGGCTATGCAACACAAGAACAGCAGAACAACATTATCGcgctttctcatgcgagccgctgtgtttccccttcatacgatcgcgatagaaatcggtaaaactgaacgttgttattcagtccttcaccttcatggcaatttacaacacaacagtaacgtcgattgcggcgtttcttcgtagcgcgcagAGCTATCGAGGTTCCCGTCGCTTCCACCATCAGTCgacgagtgagccagcaagcgctttatggcagttaggctgcgcgtccgactagcggagaaattcatagctctctgtctgggtgtaaaatgcgcaaaacactcgcaatatggaccaaatctagttaaatcgttgttttgcagtcgctagctgcatggGCAACCTAGCAAGGGAGTCGGgtttcgcactactcaattactgcctcttcgcaccggaaggtagcgctacgcgtcttgcaaaactccagagtatGACGTCTATTATCTCGAAAATTGAGAACAAATTTTCGTAATTTCCATAgacttccattgctgaatctttaaccgctgtgggaataaaattcttgcttgccacagcgtggtcactgcatttggctcgtgtggattgtcttcgaGAAcctgtctgtcacctgcctttttctaTAATCGCCCTGCAGCGTTAGTTATTCGCGAAatacccgctcgttccattgaaaacgcgctagcttcatGCCGGGGCAACTTGGTGTGCTAGTTGGTAAGTGTCCAGAAAAACTGGATATGTATGCGTGATCTCGTCGTCTAGACTGTACAGCTTCGTCGACAATCGTGGAAGGCAGGATAATAGCTGCAGCTCTGAGCATACTCAAGGCATTGCTCCAAAAGAATGTGCACTACTAACGGACTCACAGGCCGCGTTGCAACAACTCTACCGTGGCCTACCGTTCacgttcccacgcaaatcactagctcTCGTGAGAGAACTCGGCAACAAAGGCTTCCCGGTAAAATTTCTGTAAATTCCCTGCCACATTGACATTGCTGGCAACGAAAAAGCCCATGCTCTTGCATACTGTTACAATCGGGCAGCGGGGGTAGTGACCTATAGCCTCTCCTCGCCCGCTGCCACGAATCGCTTCAGACGCCAACAATGCGACTCACTCAGACAGACTACCGGCGCCGCAAAGCGAGACACGTTTGGCCGACTGAGTATCGTTAGCTGGTTTGTTGCCGCCTTCACGAACCACTTGGAGCAAGCAGACTCCTAGAAAGGGGTGTTCTTCGGCGTTCCCCCACGGACTCCGGTAATCGTCGCGGTCGTTTGACAGATGCCGCGGCAAACTGCGGAGTCAGCTCAGTAACCAAGACATGCCaacttgagtcaagcgtgacaactaCTGTCTACGAGGCCCCACTCCGCTCGGTGTGTTCCCCGAAACAAAAGTGcgggagtgagtgtgtgaaccctcgccctcaaaggcaggtccttcgacgactttgaACGTTCGGACTGGACGAATGGTGGACGGTAGGGAGGGTAGAGGGTGTTTTAAGCCGCCGTTTTCGCCTGCTGCGTTTGCTTCGTTTTCAATCGTGGTTGACTggtgaaatgtaacgttctccaccttTCATTtagatactgcaaataaatccagtattcttttttctcgatgagaacaagttcctCCCTTGAACAGCTTTCTTCGCGTGTATGAGTCGGATGACGGCATGGGGCAACTACCCGTTATGACATGCTCGACCACAACTCTTATAATACGCAGCGCTCCATCATCCTTCCAAATTCAAGGACCCAAACAAGAATCAAGCTAAGAAATATCACATTCGAAATCCCTGTGGGTACCTTTGGTGTCCATCACATATGCCACACGTAACCAAGAGATTCGTCGTGAGGAGGACTCACTTCTACATCGAATAAGGACAGGGTCTGCTAGTACACCAGCATGATTATTTAAGACTGGTCGCATCAATTCTTCGAACTGTAAGACATCctacgagacaggagacattgaacgCTTCCTGTGGTCGTGCCCGAAATTCCGAAACGACAGTGACGCTCTCCTTAAAAATCTGCAACAAAGGGACCTTCCACCTCGTGTTCTCCGAAGGACCAGTTacagcccgcaaagaaacttcacgtctcctcatcgaattcttaagagcgACTGGTCTGATCAACATGGGGTGAAGCACCACAGTGATTTTGTAACAAACCCTCGGGCGCAGCAATGGCCTGCCTTGATCGCCAAATTAAACCCGCCTGTCGCTTAATCTTCGCTCAccaggatcaacattggctcagACTTCATGGGCATGACTTGAGAGGATTGAAGCTCATTCATTTCTACTTGGTAGGTATGTTTGgctcattttgagcacgattaattatatatacaagtgaaGACGCTGTTGCTACcccgttgtcggttcgacggccgttcgcgcggggttcggtcgaacgatggtcggcacgcttaTTTTGCCGGTGCcgttgacaagaaagcccgtcgcagtacaactcgcgctcgtcgttTGTGTGGTTGTCGGCCTGGTATGGTATAGTGGTTTCGGTGACGCACAATAATGGGTCAATCATTGGTGTGAGCGTTATGTCGGTCTCGTACCGACCCAGTGTTACCGCTCCTTacgagtacgtgaagtcaggcacgcgctgccaccaccaccaAGGGAGGaacgacgctgcaagaagacttcgacAGCAGCGTTATGCATTTAAATGTCgtccaagtgtaacgcacggatCACACAGCCATCAATGAAAGTCGGCAACTACCTGGCTGATggtgcagtccggacaactcggacgaAGCCCTGGCCGTTTGCTATTTTAAAATGAAGGTGCAGACTTACGCCACGCATGTTTTCGTCACCGCACCGACGTCCAGCTACCAGTAgggtttcaacgcggtacacgggGTACACGTCACGACTGTTTGCAGCAGCGCTTGTCCGAGCACTTCCTTTTTTCGGGGGACTTTCTGGCGCGCGGCCAAGCGCGCTACCCTTCCAGAACGTTGGGCGTGTAATCCGCTATGGCAAGGCGCATGTGCCATTTCGCGATGAAACAGGCGGAGTGAACCCATTACCCTGGCAAACCTCTAAAAGCCGCCAAGACAAAAGGTAGCGAAAATTAGTGGTACGGCATGGAAACTCACTGTGCAAAGTTACATGCAGTAGGATAATGATTGAGCCGTTTGAATGAATAATGAGCCGTCATTTCTGTTCCTTTATTTTCATGCTTCATAAGACGTTGCTACTTGGTCTCAGCAGTGTCCGCAGTGATCTACACAACACACTTTATTTCTATTTGGCCACGATAAAGGGCGAGTTATGGGCAATATGTACGTAAGCTTCAAAGACAGGGGTCTAATTATGACATGTTCAGAAAGTTTCGCCTGCAAGCGTTCAGGAGGTTTTTGATACAACAAAGCAGAGTTTATCCCGCTGCCCTGGGAGAACTGCAAGCACAACCGATATCAAATTTAGCGAACAGTAAGTGTGTGTGCGGGGGGACGGAGGGGGGAGGACACCATGGTAAATGTTATGGCGAAGTAACATGCGCGCTGATTATTTACTGGCTTTTTCAAATTTCTCAACGGCGCTTTAAGCATTACACGCGGAGAAGGTTTCACACACAAGCCTTATATGGGAAACTTTCTAAACTGTGCGATGTGATGGCCATCGCACAGTTTATTGCAAATGTTCGAAACAGACAGCTTTACCGGAAATTGGATTGTAATTCTCCAATGTCGCACACATTTGTTGTGTCTTTTccttgtgaatattgcaagtgaTTTATGCCGATTGTATTTCGTTGCGCACAACCGCGACAATACTATTATCAAAACTAGGGATACATTCATGTTGCAGACCGAATCACCAAATACAGCTCTTTCTTTAATTATTAAAATAGTTTGACCCAAATATGCATCTCTTATGTGCGCGATAGTGCCGCTACTGGGCGAGATCAGAGATGTCTGTCAGCCATTCACTGTTTTTCGTCCCTGCACCGTCTTGACATTTTATATATCTGCCATATATAAATCAAAGTCGCATAATTATTCGCACCCCCATGGTTCACCATGAGCGATTAATAAGTTTGTCTATGTCGGTAAATTAAAACTGATAGACGCATTTCCAGGCTTTTTCAAGCTTGTTTTCTCACCGCCATCAACGGCGTCGAGAAACCTAATTGTATTTTTACTTAAGAGCAGGATAAATGTCCAGACACTGAACATGTTGACGAAAATAGGCGCTTTATTATGAGCTGTTGACCGATCGCAAGAACTATTGGCCCCGGATccgacggccggcgagctagtcTCAGCGATCGCCAGCTTGTATACATGGCTTGCTCCATCGCTACCCTTGGCATCGATAAAACGAAATCTATTGCAACTACAGCGTGACATAAGTGTGTACGCGGTGTGATGGCCAGCATAGCTACATTGTTACGAGCTGCCTGCCGTCATGTCGGAAGCGCCACCAGTCTCGTATCCGGTGGCCCAACGGCCTGCCGGCTCCtatggccatcggcggctgtcagcGGAGCTGACCCTGCCGTCACAGCCTGGCTGAAACGCGTCTATGCTGCTCGCATAGACGTGGCTTTTAATGGCGTCGTTTGTGTAAAACAAGATAGCCGCAAAGGAAGCTTTGCATATTTTCACTTTCTTTGAGAAGTTACGCAGTATTCCGAGCGGTCATGCAGGGGCGCaggttctgggcggagctacgcGACGCTCGCTAGTACGTGCCATGCGCGCCGAATCATCGTATGCGGCAAGTCGCACTCCGACGCGTTGAACGACGCATCACGCGCAAATTCGCACTGTGTGGAGCCCACTCATTCGCTATGCGCGTTCACGCCTTTATTGCAGAGCAAACCGTCGCCGGGCAGTTCAAATTACATTTCACCTTCCACTGATTGCAACATCCAGCTTTGTTGGGCCAGTTTAACATAAAAATTTTTACAAACGCCAACATCTGCTTTTATATCTATTATTTACTGGTCTGTAACCACCGTTGTTATTTTAGCTATCTTTTCACTAGATTTATCGACTTTCTCCTTTGCTTAGCGACAATGTTTTTTGTTTATATCGGCGACTTTTTTTAGCGACTTTAATGAACAATTGACAAAATTTTAGCGCCTTCGAAGCTAGAAAAATTGTTTCAAGTATGGCCTTCTTGAACTCACTTGGTTATTCAAATGCTACATGCAAGCATCTGAAACTTGCTGTACGGATGCAGAGGCTCCGTGCCCATGATAAAACAACGGTTTCCTTCACATTGGTAGTCTTTACAGAACAGTGGCTTTCCCGGACTTTTCATAGTACGCAGAATCtttgttgtcattttttttccggTCCTAAAAGAACGATTTAATGAATTTAAACGCTGTTGATATTCCTGTTTTACCAAATGCATTCGATTGAAGGACATTCGTAAGCTTAACAACAAATTAAATTACCTAAACTATTTGGAATAAATTTTACGGTGAAATTTAGAACGCAGTAGGTGAATAAGAGGTTGACTATATAAAAATGcctaccactcacagacctcaCAACCGTCGCTCAGGTTTGTGACTGGTGGTGGTGGCTAACACTCACAAGGTTACTTCTACTAGaaaaacataaatgcccaagaaagtggatgggaaaacggcgccgcgatagctcaGTTGGTCATAGCGTCGCAcaagtaatgcgaagacgtgggatcgtttcccatcTGCCGTAAGTTGTttcttcacccactttcatttgtCGATAATTtagcatttctttaattcaatcaggAAGGGtaaataatttcccctacgttctccttggtgtctttgtttgctaGCTTTTCATGACACGACAaggaggtgacacagaattttgaacgaaGGTACGAAAAGATCTTCATCGGTGGTGATCTCGACGAAAGGTGCGCACACACAGTTATTTTTTCACATACAAGTTCATTCATGTTATACACTCGTTATTAACATTCGTGTGTTCATTTCGTAATATACTGAGGCAAACAATTTGAGAGCGAAATTACTGCACctactggcagtgggccagtgctaTCAGCGCCTTCGCACGTGGAGGGGCAGTacgagattgattgattgattgaaaactttattactccatcgagctggggtgcccgcctcttaacctacacgtaggtaggaggggaggacgaagcagtccccgcgcgttgaggacggtgagtcttcacggcctcaacggacAGGCGCGTTGCTCGACGCTGGACgccttcagcctcgctctggaacAAGACCACCCAGGcatctctactgtcaatgttttccttggcccctggggagccagcataCTCCCATATTAATATGGTCTAGagtacctttttgcttacaaattttgcagagggcgtcgttatagtccctcgtctgtgttaagtagatccaatgtggtgatgtataattgtttccctggaggcgccgccaaatgcgagcatcctccagagagagagaccgatgcggaggcggaaagattctttcggctttgtaatgatctacaatttccctgtacgtgatcatgctatctttgatccctggaactggctgctcttgAGTTGACCTATGGTAGAGTGATCGGGCGAGCTcctgagcggcttcgttgcctgggacttcttcatgagCCTCTAAGAGGCCCTCcaaattctactcaaaaaccctcttaggaggacataacttttatttgggcagtacgagaacgctggcatgatgagcggcaacagaGCCAGTTAGGGAAGAAGACGAACGCGCGACCAGTTGAaagagcgcgttcgcgcggtttgGCCGAGGGGCGCAAAACAAGCGAACTGTGGTAGAAGATGACgacaaacgcgcgagcagtggcaagagctattgctgatgatgatggttgttGCTCACACAGATTTGTTGGCAGAAGCGAAGAATGCACAGAACCCTAGacatgaacagcttcgctgtaaaataaaaggGTTTCCTTCGGAGACACGTATTCAGTGGCGACGTCCACGGTATACTAGGGCTTCTTCCCCTAGCATACCTCACGATCCTTGGCGAACCACTCGTAGTGGGTTGTGCCACTGCTCTTCCTGCCAGGCAGCCAAGCGCGGCTCGAGACTCCGCGAGAATGCAGCTCGCGTCTCGTAGCGTTCCCCTTGAAACGTTCCGTCGCGCACCCAAGCCAAAATGCGAGCTTCTTCGGACAGCAGCCTCTCGGACGAAGGTGCTTCGTGTTCCACTCGTGCTGCAGCGCAGGTTTGTGGCTGCCGCCCAAAGGGACCGGCGCCTTTTGACGAgcccgcctcgcggggctcacgTAGCCCTTCACCTCCGACAGCGCCGCCGAACAgacgccgctttctcggtgcgCACACCGCGACGAAAGGTCGTCAAAACAGATTGCCCCCACAAGAAGTCGCGTCGCAGGAGGAAGAACCGACGCACAGCAGACGGCTCCCTCTGGACCAGCCAGAGCCTCGGAGCAGACGTACCTTGGCGGACACCGTCGGTTTCCACGGCCAGAGATCGCTACTGCGCCGGAACGCCTGGCTCGAGAGCGTCCGGTGGCTGGACCTGCCGTCATCCGACATCAGGGGACGATTCCAGAACAGACGCACCTCCTCGTGCAGTTCGGGACGGCACCCCCAGCGCGTGAGCCGTCGCTCGCCAACGGGCCGGGAACGCGGGCAGGACTGCGGGCACGTCCGGAACCGCGAACTCCGCCGCTTCGTGCCTAGACTCTCATCGCAGTCCAGCCGCAGACGCGTAAGTTTCCACCGGACACGATAAGCACCTAATCGGTTAAGACTGACAAAATGTTCTTTTAAAACTCTAATTTATTTCAATTCGCTATATGAGATTCATTAAGTAGCAAAAATATGCAGGctaacttcattttttttcctttcgtgcagAAATTGCAGAAAAGTGTGATGTCGGGGACATCAGAGTATTTTCCCTTATTTCAATATTTCTGGTGGCAGTGTACCAGCTCCCAAAAGCCCCAATTCGGTCTTATAATAACCGCCTTCAGAATATAATCTAGTCCACGTTTgccgaaaaaaatagaaacatgaACTACGCCCGAACAGTTAAAGCCCAGGAACGTAAAGGCGAGCTAATGCGGGAGTCGTCACCCGTCTTTAGTTTTCGCGCTTTTTATGGCTTGTCACGCATACTCTCGGGGTACAGAGTGACTTTTTTAGTAATATATTTTAGGCACGTCATCTACTACAGCtcaatttaattttctttttagtgTTCCTCCAAGCAAGTTCACTTTATAATTTGATATGTCTGGCCAGAAACGGCCTAAGCGGTCTAACCTAACTGGCTTGACTCGAGACTTGCTGTAATGGGCACCACATGACTGTCAGCAAacgtcactatttttttttttgaccactGTTCTAGAAGTCACTAAGTGAGCCGAAAGAAGGCACGTAATTTCTTCTTTATGTGCATTTgtgttgtgtttctttttttcccatcaTCAATACTTTCTTCCGAACAGAAGTCGTAATGTTAATGCACATTCTTTTAGCTGCATTTTAGGAGCACTATCAGCCTGGCTTCATGCGGCAGTTTACAGCTCCTGCGGCTGCTTCTACAAGT is a window from the Dermacentor variabilis isolate Ectoservices chromosome 3, ASM5094787v1, whole genome shotgun sequence genome containing:
- the LOC142574345 gene encoding uncharacterized protein LOC142574345; this encodes MRASSDSSLSDEGASCSTRAAAQVCGCRPKGPAPFDEPASRGSRSPSPPTAPPNRRRFLGAHTATKGRQNRLPPQEVASQEEEPTHSRRLPLDQPEPRSRRTLADTVGFHGQRSLLRRNAWLESVRWLDLPSSDIRGRFQNRRTSSCSSGRHPQRVSRRSPTGRERGQDCGHVRNRELRRFVPRLSSQSSRRRVSSPSILSWVPTAIRVEERSVPKVTLYSAVFPCLAVVAAFVLALAREVRAHAARKAPVCSTGGCLEHARRLLSTLNASVTPCHDFRTYVCGGD